In one Armatimonadota bacterium genomic region, the following are encoded:
- a CDS encoding lysophospholipid acyltransferase family protein, whose product MSSSNGSNIKSKSSARKAALGKAAESFMRYLVRRVGGKSPAQVEQMGRRYGQLMWSFAGKRRQRTRENLRLAFPNRDSREIEQIARGVFIHFGRTSMDFLAGANRTKEEIEATTHIQGLEHLDAALAKGKGALLITGHLGNWERVSAWLSLSGYPLNVIARDADDEGVNSIVNEIRKRPGTKVISRGQAARQVLLKLRGNEIVGILPDQNASDIFIPFFGVPAGTALGPGVFQSRTQATVVPVACVYNATNRYTMTFYPPLEPHQPETSPGEGLMRAINAWLEDRIRETPEQWLWMHDRWRNARRKGLI is encoded by the coding sequence ATGAGTTCTTCCAATGGCTCGAACATAAAATCCAAGAGCTCCGCTAGGAAAGCGGCCCTGGGCAAAGCCGCCGAGTCGTTCATGCGGTATCTGGTGCGCCGGGTCGGCGGCAAATCACCGGCCCAGGTCGAGCAGATGGGCCGGCGGTATGGCCAGCTCATGTGGTCATTCGCCGGTAAAAGGCGGCAAAGGACACGCGAAAACCTTCGGCTCGCATTCCCCAACCGGGACAGCCGGGAAATCGAGCAGATCGCCCGTGGCGTGTTCATCCATTTCGGGAGGACCTCCATGGACTTTTTGGCCGGCGCAAACCGCACCAAGGAAGAGATCGAAGCCACGACCCACATCCAAGGATTAGAACACCTGGATGCCGCCCTGGCCAAAGGGAAAGGGGCTTTGCTGATCACCGGGCACCTGGGCAACTGGGAGCGAGTTTCCGCCTGGCTCAGCCTGAGCGGCTACCCGCTCAACGTCATCGCCCGGGATGCCGACGACGAAGGCGTCAACAGCATCGTCAACGAAATCCGAAAACGGCCGGGGACGAAGGTGATCTCAAGGGGGCAGGCCGCCCGCCAAGTCCTGCTCAAACTCCGGGGTAACGAGATCGTCGGGATCCTGCCCGACCAAAACGCCTCAGATATCTTCATCCCCTTCTTCGGGGTTCCGGCCGGCACAGCCCTCGGCCCAGGAGTCTTCCAATCCCGGACCCAGGCGACCGTCGTGCCCGTTGCATGCGTCTACAATGCTACAAACCGGTACACGATGACCTTTTATCCGCCGCTCGAACCCCATCAACCTGAAACATCCCCGGGCGAGGGTTTGATGCGGGCCATCAACGCCTGGTTGGAAGATCGGATCCGGGAAACCCCTGAGCAGTGGCTTTGGATGCACGACCGGTGGAGGAATGCCCGCCGGAAGGGGTTGATTTGA
- a CDS encoding glycosyltransferase family 9 protein has product MALDARPVEECPPEGVDLKPKILVVRFSAMGDCVMAAWALTGLRNVLPQAHITWAAMDRFAPVIDRSRLVDDVVFADTAAWKRRRAAPTTWLAQFRTFAGLRKEGFDVGFDLQGQVKTALCLRLSGAKRRIATQTADGMARRLNPAFDCLSGSVHEVEAAHRLLSQWHECPIPAKPLMPPVHEMPNGQVVIQTGSGHPHKKLSQGRWHQVAKELLTLGFPVTAIGGPGDDPVYTEGVTNLVGQLSLEKSLNLVANCRIHISADTGTAHAASAYGVPVVTVFGRTDPNRYRPFGPQTTVIRPGPDPDAVTAGEIIRAAMPYLGGRPSASLLVD; this is encoded by the coding sequence GTGGCTTTGGATGCACGACCGGTGGAGGAATGCCCGCCGGAAGGGGTTGATTTGAAACCAAAAATCCTCGTCGTCCGATTCAGTGCCATGGGCGATTGTGTGATGGCGGCATGGGCCCTGACGGGCCTCAGGAACGTTTTGCCCCAAGCCCACATCACTTGGGCCGCCATGGATCGGTTTGCTCCCGTGATCGACCGGTCGCGGCTCGTCGACGATGTTGTTTTTGCCGACACGGCCGCTTGGAAGCGGCGGCGGGCCGCCCCCACCACCTGGCTTGCCCAGTTCCGGACCTTCGCCGGGCTCCGCAAAGAGGGTTTTGACGTTGGATTCGACCTGCAAGGGCAAGTCAAAACGGCCCTGTGCCTCCGGCTTTCGGGGGCGAAGCGGCGGATCGCCACTCAAACGGCCGACGGCATGGCTCGCAGGCTGAACCCGGCATTCGATTGCCTCTCGGGATCGGTCCACGAGGTCGAGGCGGCCCATCGGCTGCTGAGCCAGTGGCACGAATGCCCCATCCCCGCCAAACCGTTGATGCCGCCCGTGCACGAAATGCCGAATGGGCAAGTCGTCATCCAAACCGGTTCTGGCCACCCCCACAAAAAACTTTCCCAAGGCCGGTGGCACCAAGTGGCCAAAGAGCTCCTCACGCTGGGGTTCCCGGTCACTGCAATCGGCGGACCCGGCGACGACCCGGTCTATACCGAGGGTGTCACCAACCTCGTCGGCCAGCTCAGCCTCGAAAAATCACTCAACTTGGTTGCCAACTGCCGCATCCACATTTCCGCTGACACCGGCACGGCCCATGCGGCTAGTGCTTATGGTGTTCCGGTTGTCACGGTATTCGGCCGCACCGACCCCAACCGCTATCGGCCTTTTGGGCCCCAAACCACCGTGATCCGGCCGGGGCCAGATCCCGATGCCGTGACGGCCGGCGAAATCATCCGTGCCGCCATGCCCTATTTGGGAGGTCGCCCATCCGCTTCCTTGTTAGTCGACTAA
- a CDS encoding glycosyltransferase family 9 protein, protein MAGSLRQTHPDCEIIWLCDRRFAPLARLCRNISHVVELEKDWKAWRAQIATLGEFDCAIDLQGLLKSALPVALSRAKSKLGYHWQREGSRLFTQPVIPCPTSIHVVEQYLDVARAAGGGDTVDFGLVPDAQAVANAEALIGQLPSGKQLVVCHAGAGWATKRWPAANFAALADALSGQANICFIGTKADGPAVREVLDQSVHMPVDLLGKTDIPTLAALLARADLHIAGDTGSIHIAAALGTPCIGLYTLTRPERSCPFGQIGRCRELGLDAVVETAREILA, encoded by the coding sequence GTGGCCGGTTCGCTACGGCAAACCCATCCCGATTGCGAAATCATTTGGCTATGCGACCGGCGGTTTGCCCCCTTGGCCCGGCTCTGCCGGAATATTTCGCACGTTGTCGAACTCGAAAAGGATTGGAAAGCATGGCGCGCCCAGATTGCGACCCTCGGCGAATTCGATTGCGCCATCGACTTGCAAGGCTTGCTGAAATCGGCTCTCCCCGTCGCCCTCAGCCGCGCCAAATCCAAACTGGGGTACCACTGGCAGCGCGAAGGATCCCGACTGTTCACGCAGCCCGTGATCCCTTGCCCGACCTCAATCCACGTCGTCGAGCAATACCTCGATGTCGCCCGCGCCGCCGGTGGGGGCGACACCGTTGATTTTGGCCTGGTGCCAGATGCCCAGGCCGTCGCTAACGCCGAAGCCCTTATCGGCCAACTCCCGTCCGGGAAACAGCTCGTTGTGTGCCACGCCGGGGCGGGATGGGCAACCAAAAGATGGCCGGCCGCCAACTTTGCTGCCCTTGCGGATGCCTTGTCGGGCCAGGCCAACATCTGCTTCATCGGGACAAAGGCCGATGGCCCAGCCGTCCGTGAGGTCTTAGACCAATCAGTCCATATGCCCGTAGACCTCCTTGGCAAAACCGACATCCCCACCCTGGCGGCCCTGCTTGCCCGGGCAGACCTGCATATTGCCGGAGACACCGGCAGCATCCACATTGCGGCCGCACTCGGCACGCCCTGCATCGGCCTTTACACCTTGACGCGCCCCGAACGGTCTTGCCCCTTTGGACAAATAGGGCGATGCCGCGAGCTCGGTTTGGATGCCGTGGTCGAAACGGCCCGGGAGATCCTGGCATGA
- the rfaE2 gene encoding D-glycero-beta-D-manno-heptose 1-phosphate adenylyltransferase, translated as MTDTLAQIAAARRGKTLVFTNGVFDILHAGHVRYLAQARELGDLLVVGVNTDESVRRLGKAPDRPVNPLEDRIAVLSALRAVDFAIPFSEDTPETLIAQIKPDIHVKGGDYTIDQLPESPLVQGYGGKVVILPFLTGKSTTSVIEKIRGTILPD; from the coding sequence ATGACCGACACCTTGGCCCAAATCGCAGCCGCCCGCCGGGGGAAAACCCTGGTCTTCACCAACGGCGTTTTCGATATCCTCCATGCCGGGCATGTCCGCTACCTGGCGCAAGCTCGGGAATTGGGAGACCTCCTCGTCGTCGGCGTCAACACCGACGAAAGTGTCCGGCGCCTAGGCAAAGCACCGGATAGACCCGTGAATCCATTAGAAGACCGAATTGCCGTGCTTTCCGCATTGAGGGCTGTGGATTTTGCCATTCCGTTCAGCGAGGACACCCCCGAAACCCTCATCGCCCAAATCAAGCCAGACATCCATGTCAAGGGCGGCGACTACACCATCGACCAACTACCCGAATCCCCGCTGGTGCAAGGATACGGCGGAAAAGTTGTCATCCTTCCATTTTTGACCGGAAAGTCAACAACCTCCGTGATCGAAAAGATCCGCGGAACTATTTTGCCGGACTAA
- a CDS encoding PD40 domain-containing protein yields MKDQITKRFIIGALIIAALLISFNFIKSFVQDPDVGAYDSSGQIVAIEQTRDGGRLALFDEAGKRIDPPKPSKATYDDREVSWAVDGSRIFVSSNRETNAYNVYRWNPGDQKFMRRSKGTRSQGAPWFGPAGDPDAKNLGLLQTGGQIFELDVKTGDLGQILPPPGERISVGEEGAKGSMEGYDRFGTAFTKARYAGSKEMIYGLMRNDEGYTMVFQPVGVDAMGQPLRPIEMYRGQIVDFETDPNGVGAVLVRGFQFPPYQDVPKEFIKGGKVVKPFSSALFRVTIGPDGKPASEAVIVVGPDAPEAVGDFAISPDGLQIAVVVGAKTEGGGFEPAVMLVMPFKVNGGAEAKPVVQGRVSSPSWSGDGTKLAYLKQDGKDIDIYRVNADGSSETKVTSGGTWLSPRFSPAK; encoded by the coding sequence ATGAAAGACCAGATCACGAAGCGGTTCATCATTGGCGCGCTCATCATTGCGGCGCTTTTGATCTCGTTCAATTTCATCAAGAGTTTTGTCCAGGATCCCGATGTGGGGGCCTATGATTCTTCCGGCCAGATCGTTGCCATTGAGCAAACGCGCGATGGGGGCCGGCTCGCCTTGTTTGACGAGGCCGGCAAACGGATCGACCCGCCCAAGCCCAGCAAGGCCACCTACGACGACCGGGAGGTCAGCTGGGCGGTGGACGGCAGCCGGATCTTTGTCAGCTCCAACCGGGAGACCAATGCCTACAACGTTTACCGATGGAATCCCGGAGACCAGAAATTCATGCGGCGCTCTAAGGGCACCCGCAGTCAAGGGGCCCCGTGGTTCGGCCCGGCGGGCGACCCGGACGCCAAGAATCTGGGGCTGCTCCAAACCGGGGGTCAGATTTTCGAACTCGACGTGAAGACGGGCGACTTGGGCCAAATTTTGCCACCGCCCGGGGAGCGGATTTCGGTTGGCGAGGAGGGTGCCAAGGGGTCGATGGAGGGGTACGACCGCTTTGGCACCGCCTTCACCAAAGCGCGGTATGCCGGTTCAAAAGAGATGATCTACGGGCTGATGCGCAACGACGAGGGGTACACGATGGTCTTCCAGCCGGTCGGTGTCGATGCGATGGGCCAGCCCTTGCGCCCGATCGAGATGTATCGCGGGCAGATTGTGGATTTTGAAACCGACCCCAACGGGGTCGGGGCTGTCCTCGTCCGCGGCTTCCAATTCCCGCCCTACCAAGATGTCCCCAAAGAGTTCATCAAGGGCGGCAAGGTCGTGAAGCCGTTCAGTTCGGCTCTTTTCCGGGTGACGATCGGCCCGGATGGCAAACCGGCATCCGAAGCGGTGATCGTCGTCGGCCCCGATGCCCCTGAGGCAGTTGGCGACTTTGCCATCTCCCCCGACGGGTTGCAGATCGCGGTGGTCGTTGGGGCAAAAACCGAAGGGGGCGGCTTTGAGCCGGCCGTGATGCTGGTGATGCCGTTCAAGGTCAATGGCGGGGCCGAGGCAAAACCGGTTGTGCAGGGCCGGGTCAGTTCACCGAGTTGGTCTGGGGATGGCACCAAGCTCGCCTATCTCAAACAGGATGGCAAGGACATCGACATCTACCGGGTGAACGCCGACGGGTCTTCGGAGACCAAGGTCACAAGCGGGGGTACTTGGCTATCGCCGCGGTTTAGTCCGGCAAAATAG
- a CDS encoding methionyl-tRNA formyltransferase, whose protein sequence is MRIVFFGTADFAVPALEAASPDVKLVVSQPDRPKGRGMALQPSPVKAKALELGKRVETPEKSRSPEFLEVLAAEEADVFLVAAYGQILSQAVLDIPKIGCFNLHGSVLPRWRGAAPIQRAIEAGDTETGVTLMQMDKGLDTGDIVAITKTVIEPDATAGEVYGELAQLAGLMTINWMPRIWYDDYFCTPQDDSLATHAPKVEKAEAEITADLGLATAYNRFRAFTPVPGAFATTELGVVKIHRARALPGEFGQPGSATISDGRIMVALAGGALDILELQAEGRKRMDAAEFLNGARLASGMRFLR, encoded by the coding sequence GTGCGGATTGTTTTCTTCGGCACGGCCGATTTTGCCGTTCCAGCCTTGGAAGCGGCATCGCCGGATGTCAAATTGGTCGTCAGCCAGCCGGATCGGCCAAAAGGCCGGGGGATGGCCCTGCAGCCCTCACCGGTCAAGGCCAAGGCCCTTGAACTGGGGAAGCGGGTGGAGACTCCGGAAAAGAGCCGGTCCCCAGAGTTCTTGGAGGTTTTGGCGGCGGAAGAGGCGGACGTTTTTTTGGTTGCCGCATACGGGCAAATCCTGAGCCAGGCGGTTCTGGATATCCCCAAAATCGGGTGCTTCAACCTGCATGGCTCCGTATTGCCCCGGTGGCGAGGGGCCGCCCCGATCCAAAGGGCTATCGAAGCCGGGGACACCGAAACGGGGGTGACCCTCATGCAGATGGACAAGGGCCTGGACACCGGCGACATCGTGGCCATCACAAAAACCGTTATCGAGCCGGATGCCACGGCCGGCGAGGTCTATGGCGAGCTCGCCCAACTGGCGGGGTTGATGACGATCAATTGGATGCCGCGGATTTGGTACGACGACTACTTTTGCACTCCCCAGGATGATTCGCTTGCAACGCACGCGCCCAAAGTGGAAAAGGCCGAGGCAGAAATCACGGCTGACCTTGGGTTGGCGACGGCCTACAACCGGTTCCGCGCCTTCACCCCGGTTCCGGGGGCATTTGCCACGACGGAGCTTGGGGTGGTCAAGATCCACCGAGCAAGGGCCCTGCCGGGGGAATTTGGCCAGCCGGGTTCCGCCACCATCTCCGATGGCCGGATAATGGTGGCACTAGCCGGTGGGGCCTTGGATATCCTGGAACTGCAGGCCGAGGGCCGCAAGCGCATGGACGCGGCAGAATTCTTGAACGGGGCACGACTGGCCTCAGGCATGCGTTTTCTGCGATAG
- the def gene encoding peptide deformylase, with the protein MEIVVPAEYAHLYETSAERPVVKIPAPVLRQKAAPIEKISKRHTKLAENMIRIMKEARGVGIAAPQVGVSERIIVIAPEKKPIVLVNPRITESSGTQIGEEGCLSIPGLYGDVERALSVVVEAYDIKGRPVDYDMEGYAAIIVQHEIDHLDGVLFIDKVDEKTLHWQDPNPENR; encoded by the coding sequence ATGGAGATCGTCGTCCCAGCCGAATACGCGCACCTCTATGAAACAAGCGCGGAACGCCCGGTCGTTAAGATCCCGGCCCCTGTTTTGCGGCAAAAGGCGGCGCCAATCGAGAAAATTTCGAAAAGGCACACCAAACTCGCCGAAAACATGATCCGCATCATGAAGGAGGCGCGCGGGGTCGGCATCGCTGCGCCCCAAGTCGGTGTGAGCGAGCGGATCATCGTCATCGCCCCGGAAAAGAAGCCGATCGTATTGGTCAACCCGCGCATCACCGAAAGTTCGGGGACGCAAATCGGCGAAGAAGGGTGTCTCAGCATCCCTGGACTTTATGGGGATGTGGAGCGGGCGCTTTCTGTTGTTGTGGAAGCCTACGACATCAAAGGCCGCCCCGTAGATTACGACATGGAAGGGTATGCCGCGATCATCGTGCAACACGAGATCGACCACTTGGATGGGGTGCTTTTCATCGATAAAGTCGATGAAAAAACTCTGCATTGGCAAGACCCGAATCCGGAGAACCGCTGA
- the prmC gene encoding peptide chain release factor N(5)-glutamine methyltransferase, protein MRLAEWIHSAAEELAEAGVDSPRLDAQILAAHALGRDRSWVLSHPEESVADSGLSSLLRRRLNREPLAYITGKREFYGREFFVDPDVLVPRQETEFVVERAKLWMHGGGDWTVLDVGTGSGCIGITLALECPGCRVTLLDKSMNALRVASKNADALEARIDQFVHSDLFHKLPKRRYQLVVSNPPYVAHADDLPPEVRDFEPHDALFADANGLAMYRRLAAETYLATGCEALIVEIGMGQQPAVEAVFAEYGWQLVDAMCDLGRIVRTLTFIPADVVGRLS, encoded by the coding sequence ATGAGGCTGGCGGAATGGATCCATAGCGCGGCAGAAGAGCTGGCTGAAGCCGGTGTCGATTCGCCCCGTCTGGATGCCCAGATTCTGGCCGCCCACGCCCTGGGCCGGGATCGGAGCTGGGTTCTTTCCCACCCAGAAGAATCGGTTGCCGATTCCGGGCTCAGCAGTTTGCTCCGCCGACGGCTCAACCGGGAGCCGTTGGCTTACATCACGGGCAAACGCGAGTTTTATGGGCGGGAATTTTTCGTCGACCCCGATGTCTTGGTCCCCCGCCAAGAAACCGAATTTGTGGTTGAACGGGCCAAGCTCTGGATGCACGGGGGCGGCGATTGGACCGTGTTGGATGTGGGCACCGGCAGTGGTTGCATTGGCATCACGCTGGCCCTCGAGTGCCCCGGCTGCCGGGTGACCCTCTTGGACAAATCGATGAACGCCCTCCGGGTCGCCAGCAAAAACGCGGATGCCTTGGAAGCCCGGATCGACCAATTCGTCCATTCAGACCTGTTCCACAAGCTTCCAAAGCGGAGGTACCAGCTGGTGGTGAGCAACCCGCCCTATGTTGCTCATGCCGACGACCTTCCCCCGGAAGTCCGCGATTTTGAACCGCACGACGCCTTGTTCGCCGACGCCAACGGATTGGCCATGTACCGCCGTTTGGCCGCCGAGACCTATCTGGCAACGGGGTGCGAGGCCTTGATCGTCGAAATTGGCATGGGCCAGCAACCGGCTGTGGAAGCGGTTTTTGCCGAATACGGGTGGCAGTTGGTGGATGCGATGTGTGACCTGGGGCGGATCGTTCGCACCCTCACGTTCATCCCCGCAGACGTTGTCGGGCGGCTGTCATAA
- the hflX gene encoding GTPase HflX, whose amino-acid sequence MPEESNKKDKQFQINSEEREKLLLVYVNPEAEEDAYAEAELEGLVDAAGGEPVGQIRQRIERPYKAAYIGSGKVGEVAAMAAELGADAVVFDCELSGIHIKNLEEQIKLRVLDRTQLILDIFANRARTREGMLQVELAQYTYRLPRLMSVYTKFERQRGGIGMRGPGETKLESDRRMVRDRIARLKREIDVVKQHRTLQREGRRDQPYPVVAIVGYTSAGKSTLMNRLAQTDLLADAMPFATLDPTTRLVDLPDGYRFFLSDTVGFIRNLPTLLVAAFRATLEELLYADLLMHVVDVSNPEWEMQVEAVLQTVSGIGGDDIPVLTVFNKIDAAEDPQGVRRLALEHPDAVAISALTGEGIQDLLAMVRRLVSDRLSIVKVLVPYSETNLVERAYDFGRVLKKEYRDDGIYLEAEVVAEHRGKLEAYAVKER is encoded by the coding sequence ATGCCTGAAGAATCAAACAAGAAAGACAAGCAGTTTCAGATCAATTCAGAAGAGCGCGAAAAGCTCTTGCTCGTTTACGTGAATCCCGAGGCCGAAGAAGATGCCTATGCCGAGGCCGAACTGGAAGGCCTGGTCGATGCCGCCGGGGGGGAACCGGTCGGGCAAATCCGCCAGCGGATCGAACGGCCGTACAAGGCGGCCTACATTGGGTCGGGCAAAGTTGGCGAAGTCGCCGCGATGGCGGCCGAACTGGGCGCCGACGCCGTGGTGTTCGACTGCGAGCTCAGCGGCATCCACATCAAAAATCTGGAAGAGCAAATCAAACTCCGGGTCTTGGATAGGACGCAACTGATCCTGGACATCTTTGCGAACCGGGCCCGCACCCGGGAAGGGATGCTCCAAGTGGAGCTGGCCCAATACACCTACCGGCTGCCCCGACTGATGAGTGTTTACACCAAGTTCGAAAGGCAACGCGGGGGCATCGGGATGCGCGGTCCGGGGGAGACGAAGCTAGAAAGCGACCGCCGCATGGTGCGCGACCGCATCGCCCGGCTCAAACGGGAGATCGACGTGGTCAAACAACACCGAACCTTGCAACGCGAAGGGCGGCGGGATCAACCGTATCCGGTGGTGGCGATCGTCGGCTACACGAGTGCGGGCAAATCGACGTTGATGAACCGGTTGGCCCAAACCGACCTGCTTGCCGACGCCATGCCGTTTGCCACCTTGGACCCGACGACGCGCCTCGTGGACTTGCCGGACGGCTACCGGTTCTTCCTCAGCGATACCGTCGGGTTCATCCGCAACTTGCCGACCCTGTTGGTGGCCGCGTTCCGGGCGACCCTGGAAGAACTCCTTTATGCCGACCTGCTGATGCACGTGGTGGATGTGAGTAACCCGGAATGGGAGATGCAGGTCGAGGCCGTGTTGCAGACGGTCTCCGGCATTGGTGGCGATGACATCCCCGTCCTGACCGTCTTCAACAAGATTGATGCGGCCGAAGACCCACAGGGAGTCCGGCGGTTGGCGTTGGAACATCCGGACGCGGTGGCCATCAGCGCTTTGACCGGCGAAGGGATCCAAGATCTTTTGGCCATGGTCCGGCGCCTGGTCAGCGACCGGCTTTCAATCGTTAAGGTTTTGGTTCCTTATTCAGAAACCAATTTGGTCGAACGCGCCTACGACTTTGGCCGCGTCTTAAAGAAGGAATACCGCGACGACGGCATATACCTGGAAGCCGAAGTGGTTGCCGAACACCGGGGGAAACTGGAGGCGTACGCGGTCAAAGAACGATGA
- a CDS encoding zinc ribbon domain-containing protein, which translates to MPVVYQPGTIGWEMPIFEFRCRECGKKFEALLGANEDPAAEPCPGCGATGCAKLVSRFRRMRSENDRIDAIADQLESMDEPQSASAMREYVKEMGRATDDDMSGELEEMFEADLEGAMGDE; encoded by the coding sequence ATGCCGGTAGTGTACCAGCCCGGTACCATCGGATGGGAGATGCCCATTTTTGAGTTTCGATGCCGGGAATGCGGCAAAAAATTTGAAGCGCTCCTTGGAGCAAACGAAGACCCCGCGGCCGAGCCCTGCCCTGGTTGCGGCGCAACAGGGTGCGCCAAACTCGTCAGTCGATTCCGACGCATGAGGTCCGAAAACGACCGGATCGATGCCATAGCCGACCAACTGGAATCCATGGATGAGCCACAATCGGCTTCCGCAATGCGGGAATACGTCAAAGAAATGGGCCGCGCCACTGATGACGACATGAGCGGGGAACTGGAAGAAATGTTCGAAGCAGACCTCGAAGGGGCCATGGGCGACGAATGA